The genomic region CCGCTTTTAAGAGTAAATCTCCGCTTTCATAACCCAGATTATCGTTAATTCGATTGAAACGATCCAGACCAATACAAAATACGGGAATGAGGGTTGAGTTGGTTTTAATTTGTTCGTAGTTGACCAATATTTTCCCAAAACGATCGCGCAAAGACAATCGATTTGGAAGGTTCGTTATGCTGTCGTAGTACAATTGCCGATAGAGTTGGTCGGAAACCTGTTGAAGTTGACTGGTATATTGCTGTTTAATTGCCGTGCGTTTTTTGATACAGGCTGCAATTGCTTTGAGGAGTTCTTCTGGGGTAAAAGGTTTAGTTAAATAGTCATCCGCACCCAGTTCCATTCCCTTTCGCCAATCGTTCCGATTTGCTTTTGCCGTGAGCAAAATTAATGGAATAGCGGCGGTCTCTTTTTTTTGTCGTAATGTGTTGAGTACCGCATAGCCATCCATTTCAGGCATCATCACGTCGCAGATAATTAAATCAGGAATTTGCTGGCGAATAAGTTGCAAACCCATAATTCCATTTTTTGCGGTAATAACCTCAAAGTCTTCGAGTTCTAATATATCTTGAATATTATCGCGAACTCGATCGTCATCTTCGATGGCTAGAATTGTGGTCATAGAGAAATTCTCCATATTATGCAATAGCGAGATGCAGGAAGTTATAAAAATTAAATTGCTGAGAATTTAGTTGGAAAAAGTAGACGCTTTTTAATAGAAGTATTCTCCAAGAAATATACGAATCTAACATTCATTTTTTTATTAAACCGAATGCGGTAAATCAGTCTGAGGGAGGATAACAATAAAAGTTGTTCCCTTCCCTGGTTCGCTCTTGACTGATATTTCACCTTGATGTAAGTCTACGCATTTTTTGACAATGGTTAATCCCAAACCCGTACCTGGAATCGCACCGACATTTTCAGCACGATAGAATGACTCAAATAATCGCTCTTGGTCTTCAATCGGGATGCCAATTCCGCGATCGCGCACTTCAAAAGTTAGTTGCCTGTTGTTATGAGTATAGTTGAGATCGATCGTTCCACCTTGAGGCGAATATTTAATCGCATTAGAGAGCAGGTTGGTTAAAATTTGCCGCAATAGTTTTTCGTCGATATAGGTATAGCAAAATTGTGCGTCTTTGTGTGCGATCTCGATCTCATGTGTTTGAAAAATAATGGCGTGCTGTGGGCTACTTTGTTGTAATTCTTCCACTAGATCGCGACAAAATTCAACAATATCGATCGCGGTTGGACGAAATTCTAGTCTATCTGATTCTGCTCGATTAATGGCTAATACATCCTCCAAAAGTTGGGTCATGTGTTTGACGGAAGATTGGATGCGATTGAGATGTTTTTGTCGTTTTTCTGTGCTGACGCGATCGCCATAGTCTTGAATTAATCCCGCCGAGGAGGAAATGACGGATAAAGGGGTGCGAAATTCGTGGGAGGTCATGGAAACGAAGCGAGATTTGAGTTCGTTGAGGTCTTTTTCTTGTTCGAGGAGTTGCGCTTGATACAGAGCAATTCCCACTTGATCTGCTAGCTGTCGCAATAGTTCGATCTCAAATTCTTTCCAGTCGCGATCGCGCGAACACTGGTGTGCGATGATGAAACCCCACAGTTGTTCGTCTTGCCAAATGGGAACGATCAGTTTGGCTTTAATACACCATTGTCGAGCAACATCGAGCAAGCACCGCGCTTTGTGGCGATACGTCTCCTCAATATTCCCAACAGCTTTCACCCGACCGGGTGTATATTGCCGTTGTGCTTCCAAGGGAAAGACATCCTCAAGAAAGTGCATATTCAGCAGCTTAGGCCATTGTGGGAGAACTGCTTCGGTCACAACGCAACCCGTTCCATCGAAAAAGACGCGATAGATCAAGACGCGATCCACTTGGAGAATTTTTTGGATTTCTGTAACGGTGGTTTGAAGAATATCTTTGAGTTCTAAGGATTGGCGAATTTTCAAGGCAATGACAGCAAATAGCTGCGATTTTAGACTTTGTTGCCACAGTTCCTCTTCAACTTGCTTGCGTTCGACAATTTCGTGTTGCAATTTCTTGTTCGCCTGCTTGAGTTCTGTGGTGCGCCGTTCGACCCGATGTTCTAACTCGTCATTGAGCTTTCTGAGTGCTTCTTCTGCGGCTTGACGATCGCGCAATACTGCTTTTTGAGCGTTAATATCCGCGATCGTGCCGACATACCCAGTCACTTCGCCATCGTCTCCCAATTCCGCCACTGCTTGCCCAAATATCCACGTTGTTACGCCGTCAGGACGCTGAAACCGATATTCGAGTTGAAAGGGAACTCGCTGCTCCAAAGCAGCGTACCATTTGCCTGCAACTCGCCCGCGATCGCGCGGATGAATCGCTCGAATCCATCCCATTCCTAATACTTCCTTGCCATAAAGTCCGGCCATTTCGCACCAACGCTCATTAACATACAAACAGTTCCCATAACGATCCGTGTGGAAAATCCCCACGGGAGAAATTTCAACCAAGGTCGAATAGCGCTTCTCGCTGTCTCGCAACGCCGCTTCTGCTTGTTGGCGATCCTTCAACTCCATTTGGGATTTTCGGTAGAGTTCGGATTGTTGAAGCGCAATTCCCATTTGAACGGCTAATTTCTGGAGAAGTTCGATCTCAAAAGGTTGCCACTGTCGGGGTGCTTGACATTGACTCGCGGCTATTAATCCCCACAATCGCCGAGTATTTTGTCTTCCTGTATCGTGGAGGATAATCGGAACTAATAATTTGGCTCGAATTTGCAATTTTTCGAGGAATTGAACGTGACACGGAGACATATCGGCTGTATAAATATCATCAACAGCGCGAATGCGACCATTGGTGTAGGGTTCGATCCAATTGGGTGCAAAACAGGGATCGCTGACGGTTTTTCCCAGAAAAGGCTGACACCCTTCGATCGCGGACTCGGCAACAACGATACCACTCCAATCTCGTTGAAACTGGTAAATCGCCACGCGATCGCACCCCAAAAATTGTTGCACTTCGCGAGCAGTTGTCGAGAGAATTTCGTTGAGATTGAGGGATTGTCGAACATTTTGGGCAATTTCTGCGAGAAGGCGGTCACAGCGAGCTTGTTGTTGCAATTTAGTCGTGCGTTCTTGAACCTGACGTTCTAATTCTGCATTGCGCTGTTGCAGGAGATCGAGTTTTTCCGCCTCAAGACGATTCACCTTTTCCTGTAAAACCTCCACGGCGTTATATAGCTCAATGGGGTTCAACGGTCGTAATAAACTGGTTTGCGTGACCAAACCGAGTAATTCCCCGCCATTGCCAACAATCGTCAAACGTCGCACGCGCTTTTGCAGCATCATTTGATGCGCCGTCAACAGGGTTTCTCCAGGACTTAAGGAAAATAGTGTAGAACTCATGACATCTGCGGCTTGGAGACGCGAGAGATCCAACTCAAAAATCTGAAACTTGATAATATCCCGTTCGGTAATAATCCCCAAAGGCATCAGGCGCGATCGCGCTTCGGCGATCACAACACAACTTTTTCGGTAGTTTGCCATCAGCCGAACGACATCCAAAGCAGAAGTTGTCGGTGCGGTGAAAAGAATCTCCCGTTGCATCACCTCTGCAATTGTCGCGCGCAATCGCAACCAATTCGTCGGTTGCAGAACATTCTGTAGGGTTTGCAGTGTAATCGCGCCAATCAACCGCGCGCGATCGTCCACAATAGGGAGATGGCGAATGCTGTTCTGTCGCAACAGAGAGAGGACGGAAAAAATATCTTGATAATCCCTAGCATTCAAAGTCACCAGCGATCGCGTCATCACATCGCCTACGGTCTTCTGGGCTAAATTTTCCCGTTCTGCCGACAGTTTCACCATATCCCGTTCCGTCAGAATACCCGCCAATCGATCGCCTTCTTGGACTAAAGCGTAGCTTGAAGCGTGATGGAGTCGCGTGGGTTCAGAGTCCTTCCCTAGGGAACAAGAACTTCCCAAAATGGGATTCATTTGAGAAAGAAGTTCTAAAAGAGGCAGATTGGGATTAACAACGATCGGCGCGCGATTGATAACTTCCTCAAGGG from Lusitaniella coriacea LEGE 07157 harbors:
- a CDS encoding GAF domain-containing protein; this translates as MSIDRLPLYSPSLEEVINRAPIVVNPNLPLLELLSQMNPILGSSCSLGKDSEPTRLHHASSYALVQEGDRLAGILTERDMVKLSAERENLAQKTVGDVMTRSLVTLNARDYQDIFSVLSLLRQNSIRHLPIVDDRARLIGAITLQTLQNVLQPTNWLRLRATIAEVMQREILFTAPTTSALDVVRLMANYRKSCVVIAEARSRLMPLGIITERDIIKFQIFELDLSRLQAADVMSSTLFSLSPGETLLTAHQMMLQKRVRRLTIVGNGGELLGLVTQTSLLRPLNPIELYNAVEVLQEKVNRLEAEKLDLLQQRNAELERQVQERTTKLQQQARCDRLLAEIAQNVRQSLNLNEILSTTAREVQQFLGCDRVAIYQFQRDWSGIVVAESAIEGCQPFLGKTVSDPCFAPNWIEPYTNGRIRAVDDIYTADMSPCHVQFLEKLQIRAKLLVPIILHDTGRQNTRRLWGLIAASQCQAPRQWQPFEIELLQKLAVQMGIALQQSELYRKSQMELKDRQQAEAALRDSEKRYSTLVEISPVGIFHTDRYGNCLYVNERWCEMAGLYGKEVLGMGWIRAIHPRDRGRVAGKWYAALEQRVPFQLEYRFQRPDGVTTWIFGQAVAELGDDGEVTGYVGTIADINAQKAVLRDRQAAEEALRKLNDELEHRVERRTTELKQANKKLQHEIVERKQVEEELWQQSLKSQLFAVIALKIRQSLELKDILQTTVTEIQKILQVDRVLIYRVFFDGTGCVVTEAVLPQWPKLLNMHFLEDVFPLEAQRQYTPGRVKAVGNIEETYRHKARCLLDVARQWCIKAKLIVPIWQDEQLWGFIIAHQCSRDRDWKEFEIELLRQLADQVGIALYQAQLLEQEKDLNELKSRFVSMTSHEFRTPLSVISSSAGLIQDYGDRVSTEKRQKHLNRIQSSVKHMTQLLEDVLAINRAESDRLEFRPTAIDIVEFCRDLVEELQQSSPQHAIIFQTHEIEIAHKDAQFCYTYIDEKLLRQILTNLLSNAIKYSPQGGTIDLNYTHNNRQLTFEVRDRGIGIPIEDQERLFESFYRAENVGAIPGTGLGLTIVKKCVDLHQGEISVKSEPGKGTTFIVILPQTDLPHSV